A genomic stretch from Caldicellulosiruptoraceae bacterium PP1 includes:
- a CDS encoding ABC transporter ATP-binding protein codes for MRRLKKYIKNNWIFFTLALSSTLFSLILDMFNPKIVEQLIDKVIVKNNIALLPKLLIILAIITISRAIFGYFREYFMDLGGSKLAAELRQDLFTHLQKLSFSFFDSINTGELMSRIKEDIENIWFAFGFGIMLFFEQSLYFIIATIILLNINWELTFLVLLIMPIIGIIAYRLEVETDKVYGEISDQGVKMNTTAQEDIAGIRVVKSFAREKYEIEKFLTQNQKNYQLNLKQAKILSRYSPWIDFLTNFAVALTITTGGIIVIKDKMSIGTLVAFSGYVSMLVWPMRMSGWLINILSQCKASLGKIEKLFNKIPEIIDDKDAKDYEIKGHIIFKNVSFKYKNEYILHDINFEVKPGKTLAIMGPTGSGKTTIINLIGRFYNPTMGKILIDNNDITKIKLTSLRNSISYIPQDVFLFSDTVEENIRFGDNSISEQDIINSLKISHAYNFVMKLPEKLKTVIGERGIGLSGGQKQRISIARALARKSKILIMDDATSALDMETEYKIQKELRKIENLTKIIIAHRISAVKDADEIIVLDKGKIIERGTHETLLAKKGFYYNTYLEQYGKYFEVDEEVI; via the coding sequence AATAATACTTGCTATAATAACAATTTCAAGGGCTATATTTGGATATTTTAGGGAATATTTCATGGATTTAGGAGGTTCAAAATTAGCGGCTGAACTAAGGCAAGATTTATTTACACATCTTCAAAAACTGTCATTTAGTTTTTTTGACAGTATAAATACTGGCGAGTTGATGTCAAGAATAAAAGAGGATATTGAAAATATTTGGTTTGCCTTTGGTTTTGGTATAATGCTTTTCTTTGAACAAAGTCTATATTTTATAATAGCAACCATAATATTACTTAATATTAACTGGGAGTTAACTTTTTTGGTTTTATTGATTATGCCCATCATTGGAATTATAGCATACAGACTTGAAGTTGAAACTGATAAGGTATATGGAGAAATTTCAGATCAAGGTGTTAAAATGAACACTACTGCACAAGAGGATATTGCAGGCATTAGGGTTGTAAAATCATTTGCAAGAGAAAAATATGAAATAGAGAAGTTTTTAACACAGAATCAAAAAAATTATCAACTAAACTTGAAACAAGCAAAGATACTTTCAAGATATTCTCCCTGGATTGATTTTTTGACTAATTTTGCAGTTGCTTTAACAATTACAACTGGCGGAATAATTGTAATAAAAGATAAAATGTCAATAGGAACATTGGTTGCTTTTAGTGGTTACGTATCTATGCTTGTTTGGCCAATGAGAATGAGTGGTTGGCTTATAAATATTTTATCTCAATGTAAGGCATCACTTGGTAAGATAGAAAAATTGTTTAATAAAATACCTGAAATTATTGATGATAAAGATGCAAAAGATTATGAAATAAAAGGTCATATTATATTTAAAAATGTTTCATTTAAATATAAAAATGAGTATATTCTCCATGACATTAATTTTGAAGTAAAACCAGGAAAGACCTTAGCAATTATGGGGCCAACTGGTTCTGGTAAAACAACTATAATTAATTTGATTGGAAGGTTTTATAATCCAACAATGGGAAAGATATTGATTGATAATAATGATATTACCAAAATAAAATTGACATCTTTAAGAAATTCAATATCATATATTCCTCAAGATGTATTTTTATTTTCAGATACTGTAGAAGAAAATATAAGATTTGGTGATAACTCAATATCTGAACAAGATATTATAAATTCATTGAAAATTTCACATGCATATAATTTTGTTATGAAACTTCCAGAGAAATTGAAAACAGTAATTGGTGAAAGAGGCATAGGTTTATCTGGAGGACAAAAGCAAAGGATCTCGATTGCAAGAGCATTAGCAAGAAAAAGCAAAATACTAATAATGGATGATGCTACTTCAGCACTTGATATGGAAACTGAATATAAGATACAAAAAGAGTTAAGAAAAATAGAAAATCTTACAAAAATCATAATAGCTCATAGAATTTCTGCTGTTAAAGATGCTGATGAAATTATTGTTCTTGACAAAGGAAAAATTATTGAAAGAGGAACACATGAAACACTACTTGCTAAAAAAGGATTTTATTATAATACCTATTTAGAGCAGTATGGTAAGTATTTTGAGGTTGACGAAGAGGTGATATAA
- a CDS encoding ABC transporter ATP-binding protein: protein MAENVGIKQDEKLEEKVNIDIIKRLFKYVLPFKKDVLLILLLIGIVMAVDLVNPYFMKLSIDKYIKNKDLNGIILMGCLIVFLSFLSMIISKIRIVLMSKVTNKIVLNIRQDLYCHIQKLSFSFFDERPVGKILARVIGDVNSLNNLFNSSITNLIPDSVTVISVVVIMLMMNYKLALFSLSTLPIVAISLFAIQTISRKRWQDYRKKNSNLNGFTHENFSGIKVIQYFTAENYTFKNFTDLLYKLRNSFIRAVRINDMFWPMVEFSWGFGLIITYYFGIKMIKSGDISVGLLVAFTTYISMFWRPIMNLSNFYNTLITNMAGAERIFEILDINPDIVDDNNSIDIDNIKGEVEFRNVSFSYDDKKLVLDNVSFKVKPGERIALVGHTGAGKTTIINLLCRFYDATEGEVLIDGINIKNIKLESLRKQIGVMLQDTFLFSGTVKDNILYGNLSANEEDVIKCAKAVFAHEFIEKLENGYNTNINERGTRLSTGQRQLISLARTLIADPKILILDEATASIDTYTERLLQKGIEKLLTGRTSFIIAHRLSTIQNADKIMVVEDGRIVEMGNHNELMQKQGVYYNMFVSQFKVWDEVNAK from the coding sequence ATGGCTGAAAATGTGGGAATAAAACAAGATGAAAAATTAGAAGAAAAGGTCAATATCGACATTATTAAAAGATTATTTAAATATGTATTACCTTTTAAAAAAGATGTTTTATTAATATTATTATTAATTGGAATTGTTATGGCTGTCGATTTAGTAAACCCATATTTTATGAAGTTAAGTATTGATAAATATATAAAAAATAAAGACCTTAATGGAATTATATTGATGGGTTGTCTTATTGTTTTTTTGAGCTTTTTATCAATGATTATTTCAAAGATAAGAATTGTATTAATGTCAAAAGTAACAAATAAAATAGTTTTAAATATAAGACAAGACTTATACTGCCATATACAAAAGCTTTCTTTTTCATTTTTTGATGAAAGACCAGTAGGAAAAATTCTTGCAAGAGTTATTGGAGATGTTAATTCTTTAAATAATCTTTTTAATAGCAGTATTACAAACCTTATTCCCGACAGTGTTACAGTAATATCTGTTGTAGTTATTATGCTTATGATGAACTATAAATTGGCACTTTTTTCATTATCAACACTACCTATTGTTGCTATCTCTCTTTTCGCAATTCAAACTATTTCAAGAAAGAGATGGCAGGATTATAGGAAAAAGAATTCTAATCTAAATGGATTTACTCATGAAAACTTTTCTGGAATTAAAGTTATTCAATACTTTACGGCAGAAAATTATACTTTTAAAAATTTTACTGATCTTTTGTATAAATTAAGAAACTCATTTATAAGAGCTGTTAGAATAAATGATATGTTTTGGCCTATGGTTGAGTTTTCTTGGGGATTTGGTTTGATTATAACATATTATTTTGGTATAAAAATGATTAAAAGTGGCGATATATCAGTTGGGCTTCTTGTTGCATTTACAACTTATATTTCAATGTTTTGGAGACCAATTATGAACCTGAGTAATTTCTATAATACCCTTATTACCAATATGGCTGGGGCTGAAAGAATATTTGAAATATTAGATATAAACCCTGATATTGTTGATGATAATAATTCAATTGATATTGATAATATTAAGGGTGAAGTAGAGTTTAGGAATGTATCATTTAGCTATGATGATAAAAAATTGGTTCTTGATAATGTAAGTTTTAAGGTTAAACCAGGTGAAAGAATAGCACTTGTTGGTCATACTGGAGCAGGCAAAACAACAATAATAAATCTATTATGTCGATTTTATGATGCAACTGAGGGAGAAGTTCTTATTGATGGTATAAATATTAAGAATATCAAACTTGAATCATTAAGAAAGCAAATTGGGGTTATGCTTCAAGACACATTTTTATTTTCGGGAACAGTAAAAGATAATATATTGTATGGAAATTTATCTGCTAATGAAGAAGATGTTATAAAATGTGCTAAAGCAGTATTTGCTCACGAATTTATAGAAAAACTTGAAAATGGTTACAATACAAATATCAATGAAAGAGGAACAAGGCTATCAACAGGGCAAAGGCAGCTTATATCATTAGCACGAACCTTAATAGCAGATCCCAAAATATTGATATTAGATGAAGCAACTGCAAGTATTGATACCTATACCGAAAGGTTATTGCAGAAAGGTATAGAGAAGCTCTTAACAGGAAGAACATCGTTTATAATAGCTCATAGATTGTCAACTATACAGAATGCAGATAAGATAATGGTTGTTGAAGATGGAAGAATTGTCGAAATGGGTAATCATAATGAACTAATGCAAAAACAAGGTGTATATTATAATATGTTTGTTTCACAATTTAAAGTATGGGATGAAGTTAATGCAAAATAA
- a CDS encoding MFS transporter has translation MKLNSDLTKDKNLLRSLNFVILGISFGVVFFNVTQGSPIAGLAKNVGFGDFLYGLMLALPVLGGVMQVFASYFLEKNRKRKKIFLISGIFHRIPWIFIAFLPLLFNKGSYILLFLLIFLMTFASISSSFTNVAFWSWMGDLIPEQIRGRFFGRRATIFTIVGMITGLAIGRFLDTHNNLYGFMIIFIFAAIMGLFDILAFIFVDDIPMKQQKENLDIVNMFKATLKNNSFKHFMIFFVLWNFGLNVAGPYFNMYMIKDLKMSYFNIIFYTQIISNLATIITIPYVGKIVDRIGNRPMLLLSSSLLCFVPILWCFTNAHNYKYLIAIISILAGILWPIMDMGNNNLILKLSDSNQKSMYVASINLFNAVFGNAIPVILGGFFIEHIAPYIIILFEKVNLHFVNYHMAFLLSGILRFFSMLYLKNKVNEPGAKSLRNEIRNRLSK, from the coding sequence TTGAAGCTAAATAGTGACTTAACTAAAGATAAAAATCTTCTACGTAGCCTTAATTTTGTAATATTAGGTATTAGCTTTGGTGTTGTATTCTTTAATGTTACACAAGGATCTCCTATAGCAGGGCTTGCTAAAAATGTCGGTTTTGGTGATTTTTTATATGGTTTAATGTTAGCTCTACCTGTATTAGGTGGAGTAATGCAGGTTTTTGCATCTTATTTCTTAGAGAAAAATAGAAAACGAAAAAAAATATTTTTAATAAGTGGTATATTCCATAGAATACCATGGATATTCATTGCATTTTTGCCTTTATTATTTAACAAAGGTTCATATATATTATTATTTTTATTGATATTTTTAATGACTTTTGCATCAATTTCAAGTTCATTTACTAACGTAGCTTTTTGGTCATGGATGGGAGATTTAATACCTGAACAGATAAGAGGCAGATTTTTTGGTAGGCGTGCTACTATTTTTACTATCGTTGGTATGATTACAGGCCTTGCAATTGGAAGATTTTTAGATACTCATAATAACTTATATGGATTTATGATAATTTTTATATTTGCTGCAATAATGGGTTTATTTGATATTCTTGCTTTTATTTTTGTCGATGATATACCTATGAAACAACAAAAAGAAAATTTAGACATTGTAAATATGTTTAAGGCTACACTTAAAAATAACTCATTTAAACACTTTATGATTTTCTTTGTCCTTTGGAATTTTGGTTTGAATGTAGCAGGTCCTTATTTTAATATGTATATGATTAAAGATCTGAAGATGAGCTATTTTAATATCATCTTTTACACACAAATTATTAGTAATTTGGCAACAATTATTACAATTCCATATGTAGGTAAGATTGTTGATAGAATTGGTAATAGACCTATGCTTTTATTATCATCATCATTGTTATGTTTTGTTCCTATATTGTGGTGTTTTACAAATGCACATAATTATAAATATCTAATTGCTATAATAAGCATCTTAGCAGGTATTCTTTGGCCAATAATGGACATGGGAAACAATAATTTGATTCTTAAGCTTTCTGATTCTAACCAAAAATCAATGTATGTTGCAAGTATTAACTTATTTAATGCTGTTTTTGGGAATGCTATTCCTGTTATATTAGGTGGCTTTTTTATTGAACATATTGCCCCATATATCATTATCTTATTTGAAAAAGTAAACCTTCATTTTGTTAACTATCATATGGCATTTTTATTGTCAGGAATTCTCAGATTTTTCTCAATGTTGTATTTAAAAAATAAAGTAAATGAGCCCGGAGCAAAAAGTCTTAGAAATGAAATTAGGAATAGACTAAGTAAATAA
- the spoVT gene encoding stage V sporulation protein T, translated as MKATGIVRRIDDLGRVVIPKEIRRTLKIREGDPLEIYTDKEGEVVLKKFSPIGEMGAFAKEYAETLHQVSGHIIIITDRDGVIAVSGASKKDYFDKSLSTELERIMDENSVLFVKSENELRTVPIVSDDATRYTAQIISPILSEGNVIGAVIMCSTESNARMGDPEYKLVQAATSFFGKQLEQ; from the coding sequence ATGAAGGCAACAGGTATTGTAAGACGAATTGATGATTTAGGTAGGGTGGTTATTCCAAAAGAAATTAGAAGAACACTGAAGATTAGAGAGGGCGACCCACTTGAAATATATACTGATAAAGAAGGCGAAGTTGTTCTTAAAAAGTTTTCACCGATAGGTGAAATGGGAGCTTTTGCTAAAGAATATGCAGAAACTCTTCATCAAGTAAGCGGACATATTATAATAATTACTGACAGGGATGGTGTTATTGCTGTTTCTGGTGCATCAAAAAAAGATTACTTTGATAAATCATTAAGCACCGAATTGGAAAGAATTATGGACGAAAACTCTGTATTATTTGTAAAATCAGAAAATGAATTAAGAACTGTTCCAATAGTATCTGATGACGCAACAAGATATACAGCACAAATAATAAGCCCTATTTTATCAGAAGGCAATGTTATAGGTGCAGTTATTATGTGCTCAACAGAATCAAATGCACGAATGGGAGATCCAGAATATAAACTAGTTCAAGCAGCCACATCTTTCTTTGGTAAACAACTTGAACAATAA
- a CDS encoding Gfo/Idh/MocA family protein, with protein MLSRKFGVAVVGFGGMGGWHADYVQTFDNLTLVGINDIKESRKEYAQKRGIHVFETLDDVLNDSRVDIVVVATPNDVHKEISIKALKAGKNVVCEKPAMMNSVELEEVIKVQKETGKVFVVHQNRRWDEDFLTIKEIYDKNLLGEIYTIESRVHGSRGIPGDWRQKREHGGGMLLDWGVHILDQMLVMIDEKIKKVFCKFTHVTNEEVDDGFKVILTFESGKTALLEVGTSNFVNLPRWYILGVNGSAVIYDWSLNGKVVRVKNWEDKDAIPIRAASGLTKTMAPRNENSIVEEPLPIQKSDLSEFYKNVVDTIEGKSELIVKNSQVLRVMKLMEACALSDKLQQVVDFE; from the coding sequence TTGTTATCTAGAAAATTTGGAGTTGCAGTTGTTGGCTTTGGCGGAATGGGTGGTTGGCATGCTGATTATGTTCAAACGTTTGATAATTTAACTTTAGTAGGTATTAACGACATCAAGGAAAGCAGAAAAGAATATGCTCAAAAAAGAGGAATACATGTTTTTGAAACATTAGATGATGTTTTAAATGATTCACGTGTAGATATAGTTGTTGTTGCAACACCAAATGATGTTCACAAAGAGATTTCTATTAAAGCATTAAAGGCTGGGAAAAACGTTGTTTGTGAAAAACCAGCAATGATGAATAGCGTTGAATTGGAAGAGGTAATTAAAGTCCAAAAAGAAACTGGTAAGGTTTTTGTAGTTCATCAAAATAGGCGTTGGGATGAAGATTTTCTTACTATTAAAGAGATATATGACAAAAATCTATTAGGTGAAATATATACAATTGAATCAAGAGTTCATGGTTCAAGGGGAATTCCAGGTGACTGGAGACAAAAAAGAGAACATGGTGGAGGAATGCTTCTCGATTGGGGTGTACATATCCTTGATCAAATGCTTGTGATGATTGATGAAAAAATAAAAAAGGTTTTTTGTAAGTTTACACATGTTACAAATGAAGAAGTTGATGATGGTTTTAAAGTAATTCTTACATTCGAAAGTGGTAAAACTGCATTATTAGAAGTTGGAACAAGTAATTTTGTAAATTTACCTAGATGGTATATATTAGGCGTTAATGGTTCGGCTGTTATATATGATTGGAGCTTAAATGGTAAAGTGGTAAGAGTTAAAAATTGGGAAGATAAAGATGCTATCCCAATAAGAGCTGCTTCAGGGCTCACAAAAACAATGGCTCCAAGAAATGAAAACAGTATTGTTGAAGAACCACTACCAATACAAAAATCAGATTTATCTGAATTTTATAAAAATGTAGTTGATACAATAGAAGGTAAATCAGAATTGATAGTCAAAAACTCTCAGGTACTACGAGTTATGAAATTAATGGAAGCTTGTGCATTATCAGATAAGTTGCAACAAGTAGTTGACTTTGAATAA
- the iorA gene encoding indolepyruvate ferredoxin oxidoreductase subunit alpha, whose amino-acid sequence MKKILMGNEAVALSLYLNGVNVVTGYPGTPSTEVIETLKNFKDDDFYVEWSTNEKVALEVAAGASISGARTVVTMKQVGLNVAADPLLSLSMIGVEGGMIIYVADDPGPHSSQTEQDTRNFARFCNLPIFDPSSPKEAFELIGTAFEISEKYKIPVIFRMTTRVCHSNEDIEFEFERKKRNVTGFSKDPKWVILPSLSYKKHIELEEKLQSMSYELGIYNKVHNKGKIGIITSGVSYYYVLEAIKDFDDLFSVMKVTISHPIDKNLIIKFAKDKESIIFFEELDPVIEEECKIILFENNISIKTFGKRSGHVKYAGEFNTDYIKEVLNSIIECQINKDINDEINKNSLFLRTPELCAGCPHRNSFLAINEASKGTKVIFTGDIGCYTLGAAKPISTTDTCLCMGASITMGQGIKIVEKDAKVFTFIGDSTFFHSGMTGIANAIYNNHNLVLCILDNLTTGMTGFQPHPGTGKKVDGTLAPNIEIEKVLTGLGIQKILILDPYENLEILIKKIKEFTSDDDICAIIFRRECINITKKVRSYKINLDKCIKCRICLYKTGCPAIFEEDNKIKIDTNICFGCNLCSFYCKHNAIEEA is encoded by the coding sequence ATGAAAAAAATCCTTATGGGTAATGAAGCTGTTGCATTATCACTTTACTTAAATGGTGTAAATGTTGTAACAGGCTATCCCGGAACACCTTCGACAGAGGTTATAGAAACTTTGAAAAATTTCAAAGATGATGATTTTTATGTTGAATGGTCAACAAATGAAAAAGTTGCATTAGAAGTTGCGGCAGGTGCAAGTATTAGTGGTGCAAGAACAGTAGTTACAATGAAGCAGGTTGGTTTAAACGTTGCCGCAGATCCACTTCTTTCATTAAGTATGATAGGAGTGGAGGGTGGAATGATTATTTATGTGGCAGATGACCCAGGACCTCATTCATCTCAAACTGAACAAGATACCCGAAACTTTGCACGATTTTGCAATTTACCCATATTTGACCCATCAAGTCCTAAAGAGGCATTTGAGCTTATTGGTACTGCCTTTGAAATTTCTGAGAAGTATAAAATTCCTGTAATTTTTAGAATGACTACAAGAGTTTGCCATTCAAATGAAGATATTGAATTTGAATTTGAACGCAAAAAAAGGAATGTAACTGGTTTCTCAAAAGATCCAAAATGGGTTATACTACCGAGCCTTTCATATAAAAAACATATAGAATTGGAAGAAAAACTTCAGTCTATGTCTTATGAATTAGGAATTTATAATAAGGTACATAATAAAGGTAAAATTGGTATTATTACTTCGGGTGTTTCATACTACTATGTACTTGAAGCTATAAAGGATTTTGATGATTTATTTTCAGTTATGAAGGTAACAATTTCTCATCCAATTGATAAGAATTTAATAATTAAATTTGCAAAAGATAAAGAATCAATAATATTTTTTGAAGAGCTTGATCCTGTAATTGAAGAAGAATGCAAGATAATTCTCTTTGAAAATAACATTTCAATAAAAACTTTTGGAAAAAGAAGTGGACATGTAAAATATGCAGGTGAATTCAATACAGATTATATAAAAGAAGTTTTGAATAGCATAATAGAATGTCAAATAAACAAAGATATTAATGATGAAATTAATAAAAACTCATTATTTTTAAGAACACCAGAGCTATGTGCTGGGTGTCCACATAGAAATTCATTTTTGGCAATAAACGAAGCAAGTAAAGGAACAAAAGTAATCTTTACTGGAGATATAGGTTGCTATACACTTGGAGCAGCAAAACCAATAAGTACAACAGATACTTGTCTTTGTATGGGTGCAAGTATTACCATGGGACAAGGAATAAAAATAGTTGAAAAAGATGCCAAGGTTTTTACTTTTATTGGAGATTCAACATTTTTTCACAGTGGAATGACTGGCATTGCAAATGCAATATATAATAATCATAATTTAGTTCTATGTATTCTTGATAATCTAACAACTGGAATGACAGGATTTCAACCACATCCTGGTACAGGTAAGAAAGTTGATGGAACATTAGCTCCAAATATTGAAATAGAAAAAGTTTTAACAGGATTGGGTATTCAAAAAATCCTCATATTAGATCCTTATGAAAATCTTGAGATATTAATTAAAAAGATAAAGGAATTTACTTCAGATGATGACATTTGTGCAATTATTTTTAGACGTGAGTGTATTAACATTACAAAAAAGGTGAGAAGCTATAAAATAAACTTAGATAAATGTATTAAATGTAGAATATGTTTATATAAAACTGGATGTCCAGCTATTTTTGAAGAGGATAATAAAATAAAAATTGATACTAATATTTGCTTTGGATGCAATCTTTGTAGCTTTTATTGCAAGCATAATGCTATTGAGGAGGCCTAA
- a CDS encoding 2-oxoacid:acceptor oxidoreductase family protein gives MNILIAGVGGQGNILLSKIIAQIYLNKGYNVKTGENIGMSQRGGSVVSFVRVNEVGGPIIPSKNADILIGLELYESLRNLKYLKESGYAFINERLITSNLNGRVDKVEVINTIKENTKNVIFYNLFDILNQVGLLKAENIALLSYISKEGFLDIKLEEIINTLKENLKESVFGMNKILVEKIFNAI, from the coding sequence ATGAATATTTTGATTGCAGGTGTTGGTGGACAAGGGAATATACTTCTTTCTAAGATAATAGCTCAAATTTATTTAAATAAAGGATATAATGTAAAAACAGGAGAGAATATTGGTATGAGTCAAAGAGGTGGCTCAGTTGTGAGTTTTGTAAGAGTTAATGAAGTTGGAGGACCTATTATTCCATCCAAAAATGCAGATATTTTAATTGGACTTGAGTTATACGAATCTTTACGAAATTTGAAATATCTCAAAGAAAGTGGTTATGCTTTTATAAATGAAAGACTTATAACTTCTAATCTGAACGGAAGAGTAGATAAAGTTGAAGTAATTAATACAATAAAAGAAAATACAAAGAATGTTATATTTTACAATCTTTTTGATATATTAAATCAAGTTGGTCTTTTAAAGGCAGAAAATATTGCATTGTTATCATATATAAGTAAAGAAGGCTTTCTTGATATTAAATTGGAAGAAATAATTAATACTTTAAAAGAAAATCTAAAAGAAAGTGTTTTTGGAATGAATAAAATTCTTGTTGAAAAAATCTTCAATGCAATATAA
- a CDS encoding phenylacetate--CoA ligase family protein, whose product MNSRGLVERETNLESLFLNQINNVFENSPFYRKKFFEKQIVSQDISSINDIHKLPFTTKEELREAYPLGLSAVNEEQIVRIHSSSGTTGTPVIIPYTQNDVDHWKEMMKRCYQFAGLSSKDRIQITPGYGLWTAGIGFQLGAEYLGAMVIPMGPGNTEKQIQMMVDLKSTAITATSSYALLLAEEINKRGLLDKINLKVGIFGSERWGDKQRKKIEEYLNIETFDIYGLTEVYGPGIAIDCKYHEGLHYFDDYLYFEIIDPETGKVLPDGEYGELVITTLRKEGAPLIRYRTRDITRKLIGSCKCGSSYPRIDRIIGRTDDMVKVKGVNMFPAQIDSLLKDIDGVSCEYQLIIERIDSREKVTLKVETETNTNNKELISSIQHQFKNRIGLSPEVELLRIGELPRSEKKTKRIFDLREG is encoded by the coding sequence ATGAATAGTAGAGGATTAGTAGAGAGAGAGACTAACCTTGAATCGCTTTTTCTAAATCAAATTAATAATGTATTTGAAAATAGTCCATTCTATCGAAAAAAGTTTTTTGAAAAACAGATTGTCTCCCAAGATATATCATCAATTAATGATATACATAAACTACCTTTTACAACAAAAGAAGAATTAAGAGAGGCTTACCCCTTAGGGCTTAGTGCAGTCAATGAAGAACAAATAGTAAGAATTCATTCATCATCTGGAACAACTGGAACTCCTGTTATTATTCCTTATACCCAAAACGATGTTGACCATTGGAAAGAAATGATGAAACGATGTTACCAATTTGCAGGACTTTCTAGCAAAGATAGAATACAAATCACACCAGGATATGGTTTATGGACAGCAGGGATTGGATTTCAGTTAGGTGCAGAGTACCTTGGTGCAATGGTTATTCCAATGGGACCAGGGAATACTGAAAAACAAATTCAGATGATGGTTGATTTAAAATCAACAGCAATTACAGCAACATCTTCTTATGCATTATTGCTTGCCGAGGAGATAAATAAAAGAGGATTATTAGATAAAATAAATCTAAAGGTAGGTATTTTTGGTTCTGAAAGATGGGGCGATAAACAAAGAAAAAAAATAGAAGAATATCTTAATATAGAAACCTTTGATATATATGGACTTACTGAGGTTTATGGCCCTGGTATTGCTATTGATTGTAAGTACCATGAAGGACTTCACTATTTTGATGATTATTTATATTTTGAAATTATTGACCCTGAAACAGGTAAAGTATTACCTGATGGGGAATATGGTGAACTTGTTATAACAACACTTAGAAAAGAGGGAGCACCATTAATTAGATATCGCACAAGAGATATTACTCGAAAGCTTATTGGTTCATGTAAATGTGGTTCATCATATCCTCGAATTGACAGAATTATTGGAAGAACTGATGACATGGTTAAGGTTAAGGGAGTTAATATGTTTCCAGCCCAGATAGATAGCCTTTTAAAAGATATTGATGGTGTTTCATGTGAATACCAGCTTATAATAGAAAGAATAGATTCTCGAGAAAAGGTTACACTTAAAGTTGAGACAGAAACAAATACAAACAACAAGGAACTAATTAGTTCAATTCAACATCAGTTTAAAAATAGAATTGGTCTTAGTCCAGAAGTTGAGTTATTAAGAATAGGAGAACTTCCAAGAAGTGAGAAAAAAACAAAAAGGATTTTTGATTTAAGAGAAGGTTGA